AGCGTCTCGTCCACCACGATGTCGTCCACGGCGCACTCCACATGCACCGCCCCGGTTTTTTCCAGGGCCTTGGCCGTGCCCATGTCGTTGCCGATGGTCAGGCGCGGCTTTTTGGCCCCGAGCACCAGTCCCAGCACCACCGGGGCGATGCAGATGGCCCCCACGGGCTTGCCCGCCTCGTGGACCTCGCGGATGACCCGGGCCACCTCGGGATGGGCCGCGCCGTCCGGGCCTTTGGTCGCGAAATCGCACAGGTTCTTGGCCACACCGTTGCCGCCGGGCAGGATCAGGGCGTCGAAATCCGCACCCCGGGCCGTGGCCACGTCGGCGATGTTGCCGCGGGCGATGCGGGCCGACTCCATAAGGACGTTTCGCGTCTCGCCCATGGGCTTTTTGGTCAGGAAATTCACGGCAGCGAAGGGGACGTCCGGGGCGAAGATCTTTGTCGTGGCCCCGGCCTGGGCCAGATAGAGGAGCGTCAGGACGGATTCGTGGATTTCCGCGCCGTCGATGTTGCCGCAGCCGGCCAAAATGACGCCGATGGTGGGCATGGTCGCCTCCTGTGTCGTTGTGGACGTGGCGTAGCGTGTGGAGCAGATGCAGATGTGTAGCCAGCGGGATGTGATTCGTCAAATGGGGACCGGGCCATGGGGACCATTCCTGGCGCGTTGCAATTCCCGGGAATATGACGCACAAGCGGCGCATGGCCGGTCAACGCGTCCTTTCCCCTCTCCTTCTGGGCGACACCACGCTTCGCGACGGCGAACAGATGCCCGGGGCCATGCTCGACCCTGCCGATAAGCTCGCCGTGGCCCGGGCCTTGGCTGCCGCCGGGGTGGATCTCATCGAGGCCGGGTTCCCGGCCGTGTCGCGCACCGAGGCGGCGGCCGTGGGGCTTGTGGCCCAGGCGGCGGGCGATTTTTTGGGGCCGGGCGGCGTGGGGGATTCGGGCGGGCCG
Above is a genomic segment from Desulfolutivibrio sulfodismutans DSM 3696 containing:
- the elbB gene encoding isoprenoid biosynthesis glyoxalase ElbB, which gives rise to MPTIGVILAGCGNIDGAEIHESVLTLLYLAQAGATTKIFAPDVPFAAVNFLTKKPMGETRNVLMESARIARGNIADVATARGADFDALILPGGNGVAKNLCDFATKGPDGAAHPEVARVIREVHEAGKPVGAICIAPVVLGLVLGAKKPRLTIGNDMGTAKALEKTGAVHVECAVDDIVVDETLNLVTTPAYMLGPGIADVARGIEKFVAEIVRRSQQNTK